The Jannaschia sp. M317 DNA segment GCCCACGCAGACAAGCATGGACCGCTCAGCCTGATCCAGTTCGACGCCCATTCCGATACCTGGCCTGACGACGACATGAGCCGAATCGATCACGGCACCATGTTCTACAAGGCCGTGAAAACCGGGATCGTGGATCCCGAAACTTCGGTTCAGATCGGCATCCGCACGGTGAACCCGGATACGCTGGGCGTGACCACGATCGACGCCCGCGCCGTGCACGAGGCCGCGCCGGGGGCCGTGGCGCGCCGCATCAAGGAGGTTGTGGGCGACCGCAAATGCTATGTCACCTTCGACATCGACTGTCTGGACCCGGCCTTTGCGCCTGGGACCGGCACACCGGTCTGGGGTGGTCTGTCGTCTGGGCAGGCGGCGGCGATTCTGCGGGATCTGGCGGGGATCAACATGGTTGGCGGCGACGTGGTCGAAGTTTCGCCGCCCTATGACACCACTGGGGCGACGGCAATTGCGGGCGCTCATGTCCTGATGGAGTTGATGTGCCTTTGGGGGTGGACGCGCCGCAAGGCGTGACACCCATTCACGGGGCGATCAGACCAGTCCTGCCTGCGGGCAGGCGCGGAAAAGCGCGACTTCGGGCGCTGCGTCGGTCAGGTCGATTGGCACCACCAGATCGCCCAAGGCCACCAGCGCGCGCCCGCCACCTTCGATGCCGGACAGAACATTCCCGAAGCCTCGGTCCGTAACGGTCAGACGCGGCCCGGTGATCCGGTGCCGCGTGGTGGAAATCGTGAGGTCCACGCCGTCAAAGCGGATCGCCAGAAAAGGCGCGGGCGGCCATCCCTCGGCGCGGTCCAGGTGTAGCGCGTAGACCCCGCTGGCCGGTTCGAAGGTCACGGTCGTGACAATCCCCTTGTCGTCGTGTTGCAGGGTGCAGATCGGCGTCGCAGTGAACGTCCAGGCGAAGGCTTGGGCAGGCAGCAGCAGAAAGATCAGATATCGAAGCATGCCCCTGAGGTAGCGCGCGGGCGGGATCGGGCCAATCCCGTGCAATGCATGGCGGGGTTGCGACCCTGGGCCACTGGCGCGGCGGCGGGGAATGCCCTACATCAAGGCGACTGACGAGCGGAGGAAGCCCATGCGCGACCTGAAGATTCCAGAGCAACGCCACCCCGAAAAGGCCCGTCGCCCGGACAATCCCCAACCGAAAAAACCAAGCTGGATCCGGGTCAAGGCACCGGTCGGCAAGGGCTATACCGATACGCGCAACATCATGCGCGAGCACAAGCTGACCACCGTCTGCGAAGAGGCGGGATGCCCTAACGTCGGCGAATGCTGGTCCCAGGGTCATGCCACGATGATGATCATGGGCGAGGTCTGCACCCGCGCCTGCACCTTCTGCAACATCGCGACCGGCAAGCCGCCCGAAGCCCTGGATGTGTTCGAGCCTGGTCGTGTGGCGGATGCGGTGCAAAAGCTGGGGCTGAAGCACGTGGTCATCACCTCGGTCGACCGCGACGATGTAGAAGACGGCGGGGCCGAGCATTTTGCCCAGACCATTCGCGCCATTCGCAAACGGTCGCCCGAAACCACGATCGAAATCCTGACGCCCGATTTCATCCGCTGCGCCCCCGAAGCGTTGGAAGTCGTGGTCGCGGCCAAGCCCGATGTGTTCAACCACAACCTGGAAACCGTCCCCGGCCTCTACCCAGAGGTGCGGCCCGGTGCGCGATATTTTCATTCGCTGCGGCTGTTGCAGCGTGTGAAGGAACTGGACCCCGCGATGTTCACGAAGTCCGGCATCATGGTCGGTCTGGGCGAGGACCGGCAGGCCGTTATTCAGGTCATGGAAGACATGCGCGCCGCCGACATCGATTTCCTGACCATCGGTCAATACCTGCAGCCAACGCCCAAGCATCACGCGGTCGACCGGTTCGTGACCCCCGAAGAATTCGCGAGCTATGAGAAGGCGGCGTTCGGCAAAGGCTTCCTGATGGTGTCCGCGTCTCCTCTGACCCGGTCAAGCTATCACGCGGGCGATGATTTCGCACGGTTGCGCGCGGCCCGTCTGAAAAAGCTGGGCGGGATCTAGCGCCCGGTTGCGGTGGTATGGCTGACCCCGCCGAGACCCTGTGCGCGGGCCATTCGTGGCCCGCGATTACCCGTTCCGGCTAGGGGATCTTGACCCAGGGCGCGGCCTTTTTGATGGGACCGGGCCGGGCCAAAAGCCAGCCTTGCGCATAGGACACCCCCAGTTTTTCAAGGGCGTGCCATTCACCGGCACGTTCCACCCCCTCTGCGACGACCTTGGCCCCGGTTTCTTTGCCGAAACGAACCAAGGCAGAGGCCAGCGCGCGGCGGGCCGGGTCGGTGTCGATGTCGCGCACAAGCGCCATGTCGAGTTTCAAGACGTCCGGGCGCAGGCGCAGGATCTGTTGCAACCCCGAATAGCCCGAGCCGACGTCGTCAATCGCCACCCAGGTGCCACAGGCGACGATGGCACCGACTGCGCGACGTAACTGCGCGACATCTGTTGCGGTCTGGTGTTCGGTGATTTCCAGGGTCAGCCGGTCAGGTTCATTGGCGCGCAACAACGGCAAAAGCGCACCGCTGGCCACCGTATCCGGGGCCGCGTTGATCGCCAGGCGGGTTCCCCGCGGCAGATCGGTCAGACCCTTCAGAGCCACCTTGGTCACGGCCAGTTCCAATTCGATCTGCAACCCCGCGATCCGCGCATCCTCGAACCAGACATCGGGCGTGCGATAGGGATCGGTGCGGAACCGGCAGAGAGCTTCGAACCCCGAAAGTCCGCCGTCAGACACGCGGTAGATCGGCTGATAGACCACCTCAAACGCCTTGCTGCGCAGCATTTCCTGCGTGCGTTTCCGTGCGAGGTCGACGTCGGATTCACGGGCCAGTTTCAAATGGATCTGTTGTCGCGCAATGTCGGCGAACATCTCCATCACTTTCAGGTCGCGGTCGTTGAGGCCTGGATTGGGCACCGGTGACAGCGTGCAGAACATGCCATAAACACTGCCGTCCGGTCGGTAGATCGGCAGGCTGGCGTGGCTGCCGATGGGCACCTCTGTCGTGATCGGCATGTCACGGGCCAGAGGGAGCTGCCGCGTGTCCGGAATCAGGTTCGGCAATTCGCCTGACAACACGTGACGGCAATATACCTCATCCAGGGTGCGGGCGTCGCCTGGCTTGAGCAGATCCTCCAACCCCGGGGCGCTGACGTTGCGAAAAACGGTTCTTTCGCCCACAAATTCCGACAGATAGGCAATCGGCATGCCAAGATGTTCGCGCACAGCGTCCAGGGCGCGGTCGATAATTATGTCGTCATCGGATCGACCGGTGGGGTCCGCGTCGAGCATTGTAATCTTTTCCTGAAGCATCGCCGCCTCCAAAAGGTCCGTGCCTCGGGGTTAGCGGTGAAACGCTAATGATCCGCCAAGATATTCCCTCAAATACGCGACACAGGCGAACTATGGGCGCGGCGGCAAGGCCTTGAGATAGGCGGCAATTGCGGCCCGGTCGGCGTCGGTCAGGCGCGCCATGTTGGCGACCACCGCCGTCATGTGTCCCCCGACGCTGTCGAAATCAGGGGTGAACCCGTCGCGGAGATAGGCCGCGATATCCGCCTCGGACCAGTCGAGCGTTGCGGGCGTCAGCCCCGGTACACGGCCCCGGCCCGACGGATCCGGTGCCCCGGCCATCCAGCGGTCACGGTCCAACCCGCCCAGCGCGTCCCGCGGCGTGTGGCATTCTGCACAATGGGCCAGGGCTTCGACCAGGTAGCGACCCCGCGCCACCTGAGGCCCGGTTTCCGCGCGGGTGAAATCGTCCGGAACATAGAGCCGTTTCCAGACGCCCACACCCCGCCGGAGGTTGAACGGAAAAGCCAGGTCATGCGGCAGGCTTTCGGCCCCAGATGGCGGCAGGGTCGCCCAAAAGGCCCAGAGGTCGGCGATGTCCTGCGGATCCGCCAAGGTGTAGGCGGCATAGGGGAAGGCAGGGAAATAATGGCTGCCGTCAGGTGAAACGCCGCGCTGCACGGCGCTGGCGAACTGCGCCAGGGTCCAGTCGCCGATACCGTGGTCCGGATCGGGCGAGACATTCGGCGCGCGGAATGTCCCGAAGGGCGAGGCAAAGCTCTGACCGCCGGACAGAAGCAGCGCGTCCTCCGCGTCCGGGGCCACGTGGCATGACGCACAGCCAGCCGCCCAGAACACAGGTTCCCCCCGCGCGGCGTCACCGGTCAGACCGGCGGTCGCCTCAGGGGGCAGGGGGATGGCGCGGGTCAGCCAAAGGCCGGCCACCGTGACGAGCACGGCGATCAGGCTGATGACGATCAGACCCGCGCGCAACACCGGCTGGCTCAGTTCGCGCTGGCGCGATAGTCGTCGTGGCACGACCCGCATGTCCGGCCCACGGCACCAACCCCACCGCGCAGGGCGTCCAGCCCGTCACCGGCCACGGCCTGCAGCTGTTGGGTCGCCTCGGCGAATCCATCGATTTCCGCCTGGAAACCCGCGCGGTCTGTCCAGATTGCCGGCAGGGCGCGGGTGCCCTCTACGTCATCGGTGGATGTGCCTGCTGGCCACATCGTTTCGTGGTCGATCATGCCCAATGCGGCAAGGTTGTCTGCCGCCGTCTGCGCGGCATCGGCGTCATAATCGACGTTGCC contains these protein-coding regions:
- the speB gene encoding agmatinase, with the translated sequence MALQDARNQVDMGFTRTDSRGLAFENAFGGATSAFRRRYTKDLTGFDLAITGVPFDQAVTHRPGTRFGPRAIREASTLQPFDPPYYWDYSPLDEFAVADYGDCGFDYAKVAEFPATLKNHVAGILDQGVGCLAMGGDHYVSFPILQAHADKHGPLSLIQFDAHSDTWPDDDMSRIDHGTMFYKAVKTGIVDPETSVQIGIRTVNPDTLGVTTIDARAVHEAAPGAVARRIKEVVGDRKCYVTFDIDCLDPAFAPGTGTPVWGGLSSGQAAAILRDLAGINMVGGDVVEVSPPYDTTGATAIAGAHVLMELMCLWGWTRRKA
- a CDS encoding excinuclease ABC subunit B, producing MLRYLIFLLLPAQAFAWTFTATPICTLQHDDKGIVTTVTFEPASGVYALHLDRAEGWPPAPFLAIRFDGVDLTISTTRHRITGPRLTVTDRGFGNVLSGIEGGGRALVALGDLVVPIDLTDAAPEVALFRACPQAGLV
- the lipA gene encoding lipoyl synthase; protein product: MRDLKIPEQRHPEKARRPDNPQPKKPSWIRVKAPVGKGYTDTRNIMREHKLTTVCEEAGCPNVGECWSQGHATMMIMGEVCTRACTFCNIATGKPPEALDVFEPGRVADAVQKLGLKHVVITSVDRDDVEDGGAEHFAQTIRAIRKRSPETTIEILTPDFIRCAPEALEVVVAAKPDVFNHNLETVPGLYPEVRPGARYFHSLRLLQRVKELDPAMFTKSGIMVGLGEDRQAVIQVMEDMRAADIDFLTIGQYLQPTPKHHAVDRFVTPEEFASYEKAAFGKGFLMVSASPLTRSSYHAGDDFARLRAARLKKLGGI
- a CDS encoding EAL domain-containing protein, which codes for MLDADPTGRSDDDIIIDRALDAVREHLGMPIAYLSEFVGERTVFRNVSAPGLEDLLKPGDARTLDEVYCRHVLSGELPNLIPDTRQLPLARDMPITTEVPIGSHASLPIYRPDGSVYGMFCTLSPVPNPGLNDRDLKVMEMFADIARQQIHLKLARESDVDLARKRTQEMLRSKAFEVVYQPIYRVSDGGLSGFEALCRFRTDPYRTPDVWFEDARIAGLQIELELAVTKVALKGLTDLPRGTRLAINAAPDTVASGALLPLLRANEPDRLTLEITEHQTATDVAQLRRAVGAIVACGTWVAIDDVGSGYSGLQQILRLRPDVLKLDMALVRDIDTDPARRALASALVRFGKETGAKVVAEGVERAGEWHALEKLGVSYAQGWLLARPGPIKKAAPWVKIP
- a CDS encoding c-type cytochrome is translated as MRAGLIVISLIAVLVTVAGLWLTRAIPLPPEATAGLTGDAARGEPVFWAAGCASCHVAPDAEDALLLSGGQSFASPFGTFRAPNVSPDPDHGIGDWTLAQFASAVQRGVSPDGSHYFPAFPYAAYTLADPQDIADLWAFWATLPPSGAESLPHDLAFPFNLRRGVGVWKRLYVPDDFTRAETGPQVARGRYLVEALAHCAECHTPRDALGGLDRDRWMAGAPDPSGRGRVPGLTPATLDWSEADIAAYLRDGFTPDFDSVGGHMTAVVANMARLTDADRAAIAAYLKALPPRP
- a CDS encoding cytochrome c → MQTKTTALLAATILSIGAAGYAAGHAKLPPEIAARHGMMNLYSLNMGVVGGMARGNVDYDADAAQTAADNLAALGMIDHETMWPAGTSTDDVEGTRALPAIWTDRAGFQAEIDGFAEATQQLQAVAGDGLDALRGGVGAVGRTCGSCHDDYRASAN